A single region of the Aurantiacibacter sp. MUD11 genome encodes:
- a CDS encoding META domain-containing protein — MHSLKIAAVATAGSMLLAGCATTPELSPDERALIANTWYLESIIDRQEEIRLRPQLGDRHNITFLRDGSISLQLDCNRGNSSWDADPRGGGTGDLSIDRVASTRALCQSPSYGERLAAELPQVDSYELGVEGRSLMLRSDDTIFGFVAR, encoded by the coding sequence ATGCACTCTTTGAAAATTGCCGCCGTTGCCACGGCTGGCTCAATGCTCCTTGCCGGCTGTGCCACCACGCCCGAACTTTCGCCCGATGAGCGAGCCCTGATCGCGAATACCTGGTACCTGGAAAGCATCATCGACAGGCAGGAGGAAATCCGTCTGCGTCCGCAACTGGGCGACCGGCACAACATTACGTTCCTGCGCGACGGTTCGATCTCGCTGCAGCTCGATTGCAACCGGGGCAACTCCAGCTGGGATGCCGATCCACGTGGCGGCGGGACGGGCGATCTGTCCATTGACCGGGTGGCATCGACGCGGGCGCTGTGCCAGTCGCCCTCCTATGGCGAGCGACTGGCAGCGGAACTGCCGCAGGTCGACAGCTACGAATTGGGCGTTGAAGGACGTTCGCTGATGCTTCGCTCGGACGATACGATTTTCGGTTTTGTGGCCCGCTGA
- a CDS encoding ATP-binding protein, protein MKAGIEIGKDAHGTPVAIDLEELLATRLLVQGNSGSGKSHLLRRLLEQSAGLVQQVVIDPEGDFTSLADHFDHVVIDSAGYSPREIEALARRVRQHRASVVLALEELEVEQQIRCAAQFLTALFDAPREHWFPALVVVDEAQMFAPSAAGEMAEDTRRMTLAAMTNLMCRGRKRGLAGIVATQRLAKLAKNVAAEASNFLMGRTFLDIDMQRAADLLGMDRKQAERIRDLQRGHFLGLGPAISRRPVAVHIGAVKSGGKNAASALTPLPQADAAEMGELLHAELAAEAAEQVHRAPPPPPPAPPAVETLADSMARRAEPAAVSDKPSAPAGDVDTVLRELAAEEGATFRPASTLFRDFATRCRQQGVASAHVDMPAFRRLFAFASAGVDQLDAEQREVVERMAEGVADDVLAPYLAIVVTAALGQGSPDEEQLARVYGTASPGRIRRLLEHLEKTGLIAVHEDFGGERTITVPGIENVMA, encoded by the coding sequence GTGAAGGCAGGCATTGAAATCGGCAAGGACGCGCACGGAACCCCCGTGGCAATCGACCTGGAAGAACTGCTCGCCACGCGCCTGCTGGTGCAGGGCAATTCGGGCAGCGGCAAGTCGCACCTTTTGCGCCGCCTGCTGGAACAGAGCGCCGGGCTGGTCCAGCAGGTCGTGATCGATCCGGAGGGCGATTTCACCAGCCTCGCCGACCATTTCGACCACGTGGTGATCGACAGCGCCGGCTATTCCCCGCGCGAGATAGAGGCGCTCGCCCGCCGCGTGCGACAGCATCGCGCTTCTGTCGTGCTGGCATTGGAAGAGCTGGAGGTGGAGCAGCAGATCCGCTGCGCCGCGCAGTTCCTCACCGCGCTGTTCGACGCCCCGCGCGAGCACTGGTTCCCGGCGCTGGTGGTGGTGGACGAGGCGCAGATGTTCGCGCCCTCCGCCGCGGGCGAAATGGCCGAGGACACGCGCCGCATGACGCTGGCGGCCATGACCAACCTGATGTGCCGCGGGCGCAAGCGCGGCCTTGCCGGCATCGTCGCCACGCAGCGCCTCGCCAAGCTGGCCAAGAACGTCGCGGCGGAAGCCTCGAACTTCCTGATGGGGCGCACCTTCCTCGATATCGACATGCAGCGCGCGGCAGACCTGCTGGGCATGGACCGCAAGCAGGCGGAGCGTATCCGTGACTTGCAGCGCGGGCATTTCCTCGGTCTTGGCCCGGCGATCAGCCGCCGCCCGGTGGCCGTGCATATCGGCGCGGTGAAATCGGGCGGCAAGAACGCCGCCTCTGCGCTCACCCCGCTGCCGCAAGCCGACGCGGCCGAGATGGGCGAACTGCTGCACGCCGAACTGGCGGCGGAAGCTGCCGAACAGGTGCACCGCGCCCCGCCTCCGCCGCCGCCAGCACCCCCCGCGGTCGAAACCCTGGCGGACAGCATGGCCAGGCGGGCGGAGCCGGCAGCCGTGTCGGATAAACCGTCTGCACCGGCTGGCGATGTCGACACGGTGCTGCGCGAACTGGCGGCCGAGGAAGGCGCGACCTTCCGCCCCGCCAGCACGTTGTTCCGCGATTTCGCCACCCGCTGCCGCCAGCAGGGTGTGGCCAGCGCCCATGTCGACATGCCCGCGTTCCGCCGCCTGTTCGCCTTCGCCAGCGCCGGGGTGGACCAGCTGGACGCCGAACAGCGCGAGGTGGTCGAACGCATGGCCGAGGGCGTCGCCGACGACGTGCTGGCGCCATACCTCGCCATCGTGGTGACCGCCGCGCTGGGTCAGGGCTCGCCGGACGAGGAACAGCTGGCGCGCGTCTACGGCACCGCTTCCCCCGGACGCATCCGGCGCCTGCTGGAGCATCTCGAGAAGACCGGCCTCATCGCCGTGCACGAGGATTTCGGCGGTGAGCGCACGATCACCGTGCCCGGCATCGAGAACGTCATGGCCTGA
- a CDS encoding SGNH/GDSL hydrolase family protein: MFTIVRSLIPAAALLAAAPLAAQDNWVASWTASPHAPLTTEGPFAAAEYEDVTISQVLRLSEGGDRLRVRFTNRYGDRPLHIGEARIVLLDDDGAEVPGSSRPLTFGGATGGVVPRGAPFASDVVALVTGDFDKVKVEFYVPEATGPCTCHLTGLDTLAVSAPGNHVGEAWEPATTGMHRAFLSVVEVDSDDALGTIVTFGDSITDGVGSTPGEDRRWPDVLAERLEEAGLEYAVANAGISGNRVLSPGMGESALARFDEDVLSLPNVTHMIVFVGVNDIGNRYGPQRGGIGGLALDQPEIDAEQMIAGYRQLIARAHAEGITVIGSPIGPYKGAMYWSEEGEAARQQINDWIVNSGEFDAVTRLDLAFAEPDDPATMREGYHMGDFLHGSDTGLRAVGESIDLALFTPEAE, encoded by the coding sequence GTGTTCACGATTGTCCGTTCGCTCATTCCCGCCGCCGCATTACTGGCGGCAGCACCCCTGGCCGCGCAGGACAACTGGGTTGCCAGCTGGACGGCATCGCCGCACGCGCCGCTGACCACCGAAGGTCCCTTCGCCGCCGCCGAGTACGAGGATGTCACCATCAGCCAGGTGCTGCGCCTGTCCGAAGGCGGCGACCGGCTGCGCGTACGCTTCACCAATCGCTATGGCGACCGCCCGCTGCATATCGGCGAGGCACGGATCGTGCTGCTCGACGATGACGGCGCGGAAGTGCCCGGCTCCAGCCGACCGCTGACCTTTGGCGGCGCTACAGGCGGGGTCGTGCCGCGCGGCGCGCCTTTCGCCAGCGACGTGGTGGCCCTGGTCACCGGCGATTTCGACAAGGTGAAGGTGGAATTCTACGTGCCTGAAGCAACCGGCCCCTGCACCTGCCACCTTACCGGGCTGGACACGCTGGCCGTCTCCGCCCCCGGCAACCACGTGGGCGAGGCCTGGGAGCCTGCCACCACCGGAATGCACCGCGCCTTCCTGTCGGTGGTGGAGGTCGATTCCGACGATGCGCTGGGCACCATCGTCACCTTCGGCGATTCCATTACCGACGGTGTCGGCTCCACCCCCGGCGAAGACCGTCGCTGGCCCGACGTGCTGGCGGAGCGGCTGGAAGAAGCCGGCCTCGAATATGCCGTCGCCAATGCCGGCATCAGCGGCAACCGCGTGCTCAGCCCGGGCATGGGCGAAAGCGCACTGGCACGGTTCGACGAGGACGTGCTGAGCCTGCCGAACGTGACGCACATGATCGTCTTCGTCGGCGTCAACGACATCGGCAACCGCTATGGCCCGCAGCGCGGCGGCATTGGCGGGCTGGCGCTGGACCAGCCGGAAATCGACGCCGAGCAGATGATCGCCGGCTATCGCCAACTGATCGCCCGTGCCCATGCCGAGGGCATCACCGTCATCGGCTCGCCCATCGGCCCCTACAAGGGCGCGATGTACTGGAGCGAGGAAGGCGAGGCCGCACGCCAGCAGATCAACGACTGGATCGTCAATTCGGGCGAGTTCGACGCAGTCACCCGGCTCGACCTCGCCTTTGCCGAGCCGGACGATCCCGCCACCATGCGCGAGGGCTATCACATGGGCGATTTCCTGCATGGCTCCGACACCGGCCTGCGCGCGGTCGGCGAGTCCATCGATCTCGCCCTGTTCACTCCGGAGGCAGAATAA